A stretch of the Glycine soja cultivar W05 chromosome 13, ASM419377v2, whole genome shotgun sequence genome encodes the following:
- the LOC114381964 gene encoding T-complex protein 1 subunit epsilon — MALAFDEFGRPFIILKEQEQKSRLRGLDAQKANISAGKAVARILRTSLGPKGMDKMLQSPDGDVTITNDGATILDQMDVDNQIAKLMVELSRSQDYEIGDGTTGVVVMAGALLEKAERLLERGIHPIRIAEGYEMASRIAVEHLERVANKFEFDESNLEPLIQTCMTTLSSKIVNRCKRSLAEIAVKAVLAVADLARKDVNLDLIKVEGKVGGKLEDTELIYGIVVDKDMSHPQMPKQIEDAKIAILTCPFEPPKPKTKHKVDIDTVEKFQTLRLQEQKYFDDMVQKCKDVGATLVICQWGFDDEANHLLMHRNLPAVRWVGGVELELIAIATGGRIVPRFQELSPEKLGKAGMVREKSFGTTKDRMLYIEHCANSRAVTIFIRGGNKMIIEETKRSLHDALCVARNLIRNNSIVYGGGSAEISCSIAVEAAADRYPGVEQYAIRAFGDALEAIPMALAENSGLQPIETLSAVKSQQIKDNNPHFGIDCNDVGTNDMREQNVFETLIGKQQQLLLATQVVKMILKIDDVISPSEY; from the exons ATGGCGTTGGCTTTCGACGAGTTCGGAAGGCCTTTCATAATCCTGAAGGAACAGGAGCAGAAGAGCAGACTTCGAGGTTTGGACGCTCAGAAAGCCAACATCTCCGCCGGCAAAGCCGTCGCTCGCATCCTCCGAACCTCCCTCGGCCCCAAAGGCATGGACAAGATGCTCCAGAGCCCCGACGGCGACGTCACTATCA cGAACGACGGTGCCACGATCCTTGACCAGATGGACGTGGACAACCAAATCGCGAAGCTGATGGTGGAGCTCTCGCGGAGTCAGGACTACGAAATCGGCGACGGAACCACCGGCGTCGTCGTCATGGCCGGCGCGCTTCTCGAGAAGGCCGAGCGCCTCCTCGAGCGGGGAATTCACCCCATCAGGATCGCCGAGGGTTACGAAATGGCGTCCAGGATCGCCGTCGAGCATCTCGAGCGCGTCGCCAACAAGTTCGAGTTCGACGAGTCCAATTTGGAGCCCCTCATTCAAACTTGCATGACCACCCTCTCCTCCAAAAT TGTGAATCGGTGTAAGCGTAGCTTGGCTGAGATTGCTGTTAAGGCTGTTCTTGCTGTTGCTGATCTGGCGAGGAAGGATGTTAATTTGGATCTAATTAAAGTGGAAGGGAAAGTTGGGGGTAAATTGGAGGATACCGAGTTGATCTATGGGATTGTTGTGGACAAGGATATGAGTCATCCTCAAATGCCTAAGCAAATTGAGGATGCTAAAATTGCTATCCTCACATGCCCCTTTGAGCCTCCCAAGCCAAAGACTAAGCATAAGGTTGACATTGATACAGTGGAGAAGTTCCAGACGTTGAGGTTGCAGGAACAGAAGTATTTTGATGACATGGTTCAGAAATGCAAG GATGTGGGTGCAACCCTTGTCATTTGCCAATGGGGTTTTGACGATGAAGCAAATCATCTCTTAATGCACAGGAACTTGCCAGCTGTTAGATGGGTTGGTGGTGTAGAGTTGGAATTGATAGCTATAGCAACTG GTGGAAGAATTGTTCCTAGGTTTCAGGAGTTATCTCCAGAAAAGTTGGGAAAG gctGGTATGGTTCGAGAAAAGTCCTTTGGTACAACAAAAGACCGAATGCTGTACATTGAACATTGTGCAAACTCAAGGGCTGTAACTATATTCATTCGTGGAG GTAACAAAATGATCATTGAGGAGACAAAGCGCAGCCTTCATGATGCCTTGTGCGTGGCTAGGAATCTTATCCGGAACAACTCTATTGTCTATGGTGGTGGTTCAGCTGAGATTTCTTGCTCTATAGCTGTGGAGGCAGCTGCTGATAGATACCCTGGAGTAGAACAG TATGCAATTAGAGCATTTGGGGATGCTTTGGAGGCCATCCCAATGGCCCTTGCTGAAAATAGTGGCCTGCAACCAATTGAAACATTATCTGCTGTTAAGTCTCAGCAAATAAAG GATAATAACCCTCACTTTGGCATTGATTGTAATGATGTTGGCACTAATGACATGCGTGAGCAAAATGTCTTTGAAACTTTGATCGGAAAGCAGCAACAGCTCCTACTCGCTACTCAAGTTGTCAAGATGATACTGAAAATTGATGATGTCATCTCCCCATCTGAGTACTGA